A stretch of DNA from Artemia franciscana chromosome 6, ASM3288406v1, whole genome shotgun sequence:
TATGGGGGGGggaacaaaatgtatttttcaaaatctaagatttttgctttattttcattttttcatgaaaatatcgAAGAAAAGgatatttcttataaaaataccaacaaaaggTATTTCTCTGAATCTAAGGGAGGAGGGCTAAAACAATCCAGGAGggaaatgccccccccccacaaaaaaaattggaaccaCAGTACAAGTGGTGGACATATGGGTCATAGTTCTAATTTAAATAATCTTATTTTGCACATATATTTCAGCAAAAAAAGGTTTCCCCGAACAATTTTTCTGTGTGCTTGCATTGCTGATTTTATTATTCTTAGTAACTTGATGATTTTTAAACTATAGAGAGGGAGGGGTGCAAGCATAACTTCCTTATGTGAGCCTGATCtaaatttaattcattaaatTCATCTGAATTTGAGTCCCCGCACGAATTTTTGGGAggtgtaaaaaaaagattttgaggCCCAAGTGCGATActttttttgcttgaaaaattGCTTCAGAAGCAGCAACGATTAAATTCGGTAACAAACCACTACACTTGGGCCTGGTAGCTCTTCTTCTTGTTCTTGTTAACTATCCGTTGGGTTATGCATGTATGAGATCATTGCAAAGAAGGATCAACAGTCCGTGTCAACTTCAAAACTGGATAATTTCGTCACGGTAAAGAGCGTTTACTTTACAAAACGCTACTGTTTTTGCCAAACACAAACACAAGTTAAATTTTGCGTCCATGCTTGCTAAGTGAGCCATATTGAGTTGTATTTGAATTTGTTTAATGCAAGTTTCCGTCGAATTAAGATGCACAGTTGGTAGTGAAAATTTTTAGGTTTGTTTCACTGGGTTCAGTAATGTCCAAGGTATCATATACTTAATCCAAGGCCTATGATTAGGGGGTTGTTTTAAACTTTCATCCGAAACAAAGCTTGAAGAATCTTAAACTACTTTTTGTATATGGAGCCCAACATCACAAATCAAAGTTTTGGGTATGGTACAATCTTTAGGCATTCTATTATTACAAGTTTGTATCTCAGGAATAGAACCAGGAAATAGGACAACATACTTGAAGAGTCTCGTACTTTCTTTTCAAGGAGGAAGCATATCTGACCGTATAATTTAATGAAAGGTTCTGCTGTAAGCAAAAATTTGCCTGCCTTCTAAAAAcgattgttttgaacaaaatttaccAGCAAGGGTTCTTAACTTAAAGCTACAAGGAGTCGATAAATGAttgtaactgatttttttttttttttttttttttttagttctgggAAATCATTTCTGACGAGCATGGTATTCAGCCAAATGGTTCCTACAAAGGCGAGTCGGAACTCCAATTGGAACGGATAAACGTATATTATAATGAAGCTTCGGGAGGAAAATACGTTCCCCGTGCCGTACTTGTTGATTTAGAACCAGGCACCATGGACTCTGTCAGATCGGGACCATTTGGGTCCCTATTTAGACCTGATAACTTTGTTTTTGGTCAATCTGGTGCGGGAAATAACTGGGCAAAAGGACATTATACAGAGGGTGCTGAACTCGTTGATTCAGTTCTAGACGTAATAAGGAAAGAATCAGAAAGCTGTGACTGCTTACAGGGCTTCCAACTTACTCACTCTCTCGGTGGGGGTACTGGTTCTGGTATGGGCACCCTTCTTATTTCTAAAATCCGAGAAGAATACCCTGATAGAATAATGAACACATACTCAGTTGTCCCATCACCAAAAGTATCAGACACCGTTGTTGAACCATATAATGCCACCCTATCTGTCCATCAGCTCGTTGAAAATACGGACGAAACCTACTGCATTGACAATGAAGCCCTGTATGACATTTGCTTTAGAACCctcaaattaacaacccctaCATATGGCGATTTAAACCATCTAGTCTCTTTAACGATGTCCGGTGTCACGACTTGCCTCAGATTTCCCGGTCAGCTCAATGCCGATCTCCGGAAACTAGCCGTTAACATGGTTCCCTTCCCTCGTCTCCATTTCTTCATGCCCGGCTTTGCTCCACTCACAGCACGCGGATCACAACAATACCGAGCCCTGTCAGTACCTGAACTCACCCAACAAATGTTTGATGCTAAGAACATGATGGCCGCATGTGATCCACGACATGGGCGATATCTCACTGTTGCTGCAATTTTCCGAGGGCGTATGTCCATGAAAGAGGTTGATGAGCAAATGTTAAAtatccaaaacaaaaattcctCTTACTTCGTTGAATGGATCCCTAATAATGTTAAAACTGCTGTCTGCGACATTCCACCTCGAGGTTTGAAAATGTCTGCCACGTTCATAGGTAATTCTACTGCCATTCAGGAACTCTTTAAGAGAATATCCGAACAATTTACTGCCATGTTCAGACGCAAAGCTTTCCTTCACTGGTACACGGGTAAGTTCTCACATTTCTCTCTCTTCTCCCTTTCCTTCTCTCTATCCCTTTCCTCTCTCCCTCTATctcttctctttctctttcttcattttttactcAAGTTATGCCAGTCAAGTTACACTTTCTCGTATTCATTGTAGTTACTCTGACGATATCATTCTTTTACTTAACTTTCGTTACATTTGCATAAGGTTTTGAAACCACAATACCAAAAACAATAGGCTGCTGGGAGCAAGCAATGAGTTGTTCTCGAAGGATACATTTGTGCCGTCGTTGCTGTACCATGCTAATTTTAGTTTTACCACCAAGTATTAGCGTTTGAGAACCTCTtaaatactgatttttgttGAAATCAAGCGGCTCTTGTGAAATATGTACTGTATCCATGTATGGATTTTGAATTTTCGTGTTACAATATTAGTCTTGTACTGATCGAACTCAGAGATCCTTTGGTGCGAACTATGGTGGAAATTGAAAATCTGTTAAACATATCGGCTTAATATTGGCTTTCGGTTTAGTACACTCATATTGCAATTTTAACCTATAAACCTCAAAATCAAGTGCAAATTAGACATTATGTATAATTTTGACTGGTGGAGGGTTATGTGGGTGGGGGTTGAAGGCAAACTATCACCAACTTTACTGTATCCATTGCCAACGTCTTTAAAGTCGCTAACAGTTGTTCCAGATGTTGCCACCTAGCGCAGTGTCTTAGAATTGCAATTGCTCACGACTCGTTTATACAgtggttgtttttttattttcaaggtcaAGTTATCGCTGATTTAACCAAAATTTTCACCGAAAGTTAAGGTTAAGCCTTGGAtgtaaaaataggaaaaaatatgcTGCAATCgttactgaaaaattaaattatagataatttacaaaattattttttatatctttcgTCCCTTTATTTCCTCATGAATTTCCACAGTTgaattaagatttatttacaagataaaattttattgcCAGTTTCGTCATTCGAAAGGGAAAGGCTGGGGTTTTGTTACCCCCCAGACCACAATTGCAAACTGTGCCAGAAGCGGCGAAGTAGCCTCTCAGATGCTTTCCATATAATGTGTATAGTGTTTGAGTGTTCTTTTTCAAAGTGTTCCTCTCCCCCCTAAATTTTCGTCCCCCTTTTGACATAAATTTATGTGCATGTGTCTTTTTCTTAGTCCTTCTTCTGAACAAACTCATGACCACTAGAACGCTAGAACCCTATAGAAATGTTTTGGCTCGTCCCCCCTCtcccctgtaaaaaaaagttaaaatgatGTAAGTGTATTATACACTCTACCCCTTTTCTTCACACCCTcccaaaaagatgaaaaaactgtGGAAATGTAACGGATCTGTTAATAAAAAGTCccttaaaattgtattttgaaaGATGTGGGATTGAAGTTGCAATCCTACTTTATAATTGTTGCAGTGTTATACCAAAATAGAACGTGCTTAGCTTTGCgttggacaatttttttttttttttttttttttttttttttttttttttttttttttttttgtgaagctTCAACGTCAGAGAAGAAAGAAAACGTCTCGCAGAAAACGTCTCATTAAAAAGCGGTggtcaatttctttttatactcctattacagccccccccccgtaTCCTCTCAAAAGATCACACCTGTGTGCGTCTATGTAGATgctattattcaaaaattaatgtttcCTAAAATATTTATACCAAAAAAGTACGAATATATCTTATGACGTAAAAAAGTGCTATTCTAGGGTTGAAATGCCTTCCATTGAAATGGGAGAACCCTTTTGCTAAAGTTTTCCGGACTAATTACATACAGGGTATGCTCGCAGAAAGAAAACCGTTGTGGTCAGATTTTTTTAGTAACATACTTTACACAACAAGACATAATTGATCACAAAACTAAATTGCAGCTCATcccccgaactgtttgatggttAGTTTTGGGAACCAACAAATTCTCTTTGTTTAGCTCGGGTTTAACGGGCGAAAGCATTGTACAATTctacgaattttttttcttgcctaccaagtgtaaaactaccacatatcaccattaataaataaatgaaatccaaaacgaacgGATATTACAATAGACaacctagtcaaactcaaaacgagcaaaaattaaaaggagtagGACTGGCAACCCCCACGttttctcaaggccagaacatattttgcattttacttaaaaaaacaaaaaaaaaacaataacagtGTATTGTCATTTAATGtacattttcttatatttattccttatagtcttaatacttctctatttattaaagtgaaaacatgtaaaatgtattttgtttctgtaaagTGTAAAtcatattctggtcttgagaaggcgtgGGGGCTGTCAATCTTACTCATGTTAATCTTTGCTAGTTTTGGGTTTTGACCCggttattgtaatttctgttcgtttttggttaaattttttttattgatggtgatttgtggtagctCTGCGCTTgggaaattattaaaatttatttccactcatttttggcttaatgggaCTCTTTACAATTCCTTGACGAGCTTGTTTTgcggaaaaaaaatttatattaaattctgttcgtttttcattGACATAGAACAAGACATAATTGATCACAAAACTAAATTACAGGTGTTCAAAAATTTGATGATAAAGTCAGTAAGCACAAATTTTACTTGTCTTCGAAGTTTGCTAATTTGTTAACGTAATAACCACATAGCAATTCAGAAAATGATTGCTTCTTTTATGCGTCGTTTATGCAACGTGTCTAATACTAAATATATAATTCAAAAACCCCTGTATTGTGTCAACTCTTTATTCGAACGCTCTTATGATTCGCCATTTTATCAGTCAGTAATGAAAAGCGAATTGTTGGCTTACttttaaaattgaactaaatcttGCTTAACACATGCACCAGTCTTTGCTGCGGTCTATtgatgggattttttttttttcaaaatgtgagcAAAAACTGACGTTAATACTAAATACAAGCGTAAGTCACACATACCAGGAGaaggctgccccccccccatttcatGTCTGCCCTGGCGCATTTTTGAAAacaacattagcgtaaagagggaagcGTTGAgcagggaacagcccctttcatatacggagtaatttctgttcggtttaagttttaatgtcgctccttgctttaagttgaaaaaacttttttttcatttagtttctgaacgtttttgaataaatgcatgttttaattttggctctccgcacatatataactaaaaataaatttgcatattaattttgtttttgctaaatggctttctcatagctttgataggccgattttgagaaaaaatgggtGGGtgggggaggcctagttgccttccaatctttttgttacttaaaaaggcaactagaacttttaatttttttacgaacgtttttgttagtaataaatatacataacttacgaaataacttacgtaacgagcttctatattcgtttatttttattacgtactagctgttggggtggcgcttcgcgccaccccaacacctagttggtgggggcgcttcgcgcccccccccccaagctcccccgcgcgcgtaagtcgttacgcgccatattagttacgcgccattgtagttgtgtccctatgtcccacctgtgaatatagatagatatatatatatatatatatatactagctgttggggtggcgcttcgcgccaccccaacacctagttggtgggggcgcttcgcgccaaccccaaagcccccccgcgcgcgtaagtcgttacgcgccatattagttacgcgccattgtagttgtgtccctatgtcccacctgtgagtatagatatatatatatatatatatatatatatatatatatatatatatatatatatatatatataacttgtaaaacttgtaaaacttgtaactacgtaaaacttgcgaatatacaacattctttgctgtcccattgtctgtgcatataaatagattgtcaggtttaccgactcttgaacatgcaacatataatggtccatgggaaaacaatccgtattcagatctatacctcatgattctaatgattgcccttgagctttgttgatggtgattgctaatcgaccattccctgagtcgccatcgtcatttatatatccccctgtgcaccccggcgtcccctttgtagttatgtccctgtgtcccggtcgtcatttatattccctgtgtcccggtcgtcatttgtgtcccggtgttccagtctgtgatttctctttgagtgtcccgggcgtcatttatattccttgtgtcccggtgtcccggtcgtcatttatatccccctgtgccccccggcgtccccattgtagttgtgtccctgtgtcccggtcgtcatttatattccctgtgtcccggtcgtcatttgtatcccggtgtcccggtctgtatatacattcgttttttagttttgtttttctcctttatttttttccttttttcttttttttcttttttagtttatttagatttttagattttttagtttttttattagtttttagtttttttgtagtttttaccatttttttagtttttttagttttttttttttacttatgtcctggtcgtcatttatactccctgtgtcccggtcgtcatttgtgtctcggtgctttgttgattttagtttttagtttttttttgttttttacctttttttagtttttttagtttttttagttttttagcttttttagtttttttattagtttttagtttttttttagtttttgcctttttttagttttttcagttttttttagtttttagttttttacctttttttagtttttttttagttttttagcttttttagttttttttctttttagttttttttgcagtttttaccttttttagttttttttcttcttttgtattagtgtgaaataattcagacgtcatatgcggacaaacacgacgtcactcgacagacagacagacagacataacccacaaacaacttatttttatatatatttattcatatttttttagttttctttttctcttttatttttcagttttttcctttttttttagtttttttcttttttagtttttagttttttttagttttttacctttttttagttttttttagtttttttagttttttagcttttttagtttttttattagtttttatttttttttgtagtttttgcctttttttatttttttcagtttttttttagttattagatttttacctttttttagttttttttagttttttagcttttttagttttttttctttttagtttttttttgtagtttttaccttttttagtttttttcttcttttgtattagtgtgaaataattcagacgtcatatgcggacaaacatgacgtcacctgatccacagatccacacacagacaacttatttttatatatatagatatatatatatatatatatatatatatatatatactagctgttggggtggcgcttcgcgccaccccaacacctagttggtgggggcgcttcgcgccccccccaagcccccccgcgcgcgtaagtcgttacgcgccataatagttacgcgccattgtagttgtgtccctatgtcccacctgtgaatatagatatatatatatatatatggttttaactacgtaaaacttgcgaatatacaacattctttgctgtcccattgtctttgcatataaatagattgtcaggttatccccctgtttcccccggtgtccccgttgtagttgtgtccctgtgtcccggtcgtcatttatattccctgtgtcccgggtcccggtcatcatttgtatcccggtgtcccggtctgtatatacattcgttttttagtttggtgggggcgcttcgcgccccccccaagcccccccgcgcgcgtaagtcgttacgcgccataatagttacgcgccattgtagttgtgtccctatgtcccacctgtgaatatagatatatatatatatatatggttttaactacgtaaaacttgcgaatatacaacattctttgctgtcccattgtctttgcatataaatagattgtcaggttatccccctgtttcccccggtgtccccgttgtagttgtgtccctgtgtcccggtcgtcatttatattccctgtgtcccgggtcccggtcatcatttgtatcccggtgtcccggtctgtatatacattcgttttttagttttgtttttctcctttatttttttcctttttttttcttttttagcttatttagatttttagattttttagttttttttattagtttttagtttttatttctttttagtttttttgtcccggtcgtcatttatatccccctgtttcccccggtgtccccgttgtagttgtgtccctgtgtcccggtcgttatttatattccctgtgtcccggtcgtcatttgtatcccggtgtaccggtctgtatatacattcgttttttagttttgtttttctcctttatttttttcctttttttttcttttttagtttatttagatttttagattttttagtttttttattagtttttagtttttttttctttttagtttttttgtagtttttaccttctttttagttttgttaatttttttttttacttgtgtcctggtcgtcatttatactccctgtgtcccggtgctttgttgattgctaatcgaacattccttttgtcctggtcgctttctctttgagtgtcgtcatttatttttttcttttttagttcttttagtttttaccttttttagtttttttttagtttttagtttttttagttttttacctttttttagtttttttagttttttagcttttttatttttttattagtttttagtttttttgtagtttttgcctttttttttagttttttgtcctggtcgctttctctttgagtgtcgtcatttattagttttttccttttttttttttagttttttattggtttttacctttattttagcttatttttcagttttttccttttttttagtttttttttattttttattttttttagttttttacctttttttagtttttttagtttttttagttttttagcttttttactttttttattagtttttagtttttttttgtagtttttgcctttttttagttttttcagtttttttttagttttttattggtttttacctttatagttttttta
This window harbors:
- the LOC136028125 gene encoding tubulin beta chain, with amino-acid sequence MREIVHIQAGQCGNQIGAKFWEIISDEHGIQPNGSYKGESELQLERINVYYNEASGGKYVPRAVLVDLEPGTMDSVRSGPFGSLFRPDNFVFGQSGAGNNWAKGHYTEGAELVDSVLDVIRKESESCDCLQGFQLTHSLGGGTGSGMGTLLISKIREEYPDRIMNTYSVVPSPKVSDTVVEPYNATLSVHQLVENTDETYCIDNEALYDICFRTLKLTTPTYGDLNHLVSLTMSGVTTCLRFPGQLNADLRKLAVNMVPFPRLHFFMPGFAPLTARGSQQYRALSVPELTQQMFDAKNMMAACDPRHGRYLTVAAIFRGRMSMKEVDEQMLNIQNKNSSYFVEWIPNNVKTAVCDIPPRGLKMSATFIGNSTAIQELFKRISEQFTAMFRRKAFLHWYTGEGMDEMEFTEAESNMNDLVSEYQQYQEATADDDIEFEGEDGEQELE